In one window of Denticeps clupeoides chromosome 2, fDenClu1.1, whole genome shotgun sequence DNA:
- the LOC114774635 gene encoding zona pellucida sperm-binding protein 3-like, whose translation MPQVPAHPPFAPSPQGSGGQLQDPGSVQQQLLGPVKELTWKFPQMPVEPTSPPVQFQLREPVSVSSVAATCDENMVHVQVKKDLFGSGELIQASDISLGGCGVTGEDSVAQLLYFQSYLQACGSQVVMTNDSLVYSFSLTYIPRAISDTSAPIVRTSGAVIGIECHYLRLHNVSSNALQPAWVPYAATKTAEELLVFSLKLMTDDWKFERPSNVYYMGDLIHFEASVKQYNHVPLRVFVDTCVVTAVPDAAAAPSYLFIQNHGCLVDSKLTGSSSRFLPRTQDFKLQFQLEAFRFQQGDTGSLFITCLLKATAAASPTDAEHKACSSVGHKWAGAGGEDQLCSCCDGSCGSRKARDLTSVSDSGWEKEMSLGPLFIRG comes from the exons atgcctcaggttcctgCACATCCCCCGTTTGCTCCTTCGCCTCAGGGATCAGGGGGGCAGCTTCAAGATCCTGGAAGTGTCCAGCAACAGTTGcttggcccagtaaaggagctgacctggaagtttcCTCAGATGCCAGTAGAGCCCACGTCCCCCCCAGTGCAGTtccagctgagggagccggtatcagtcagcagtgtggcagctacctgtgacgagaatatggtgcacgtgcaggttaagaaggacctgtttggttctggagagctcatccaggcatcagacatctcactaggaggctgtggggtgactggagaagattctgtggctcagctgctttattttcagtcctatttgcaggcctgtggcagccaagtagtg ATGACCAATGATtccctggtttattccttttctctgaCCTACATCCCAAGAGCCATTTCTGACACTTCTGCTCCAATAGTCAGAACCAGTGGTGCTGTAATTGggattgaatgccactatttgag GCTTCACAATGTGAGcagcaatgccctgcagcctgcctgggtcccatatgctgctactaaaactgcagaggagctgctTGTCTTCTCTCTCAAGCTCATGACTG ATGATTGgaagtttgagaggccttccaacgtctattacatgggagatctgatccattttgaggcttctgtcaagcagtacaaccatgtccccctccgggtgtttgttgatacCTGTGTGGTCACCGCTGTCCctgatgcagctgctgctcccagttatctcttcattcagaacCATGG GTGTCTGGTtgattccaagctcactggctcatcttctcgcttcctgccccgtacacaggatttcaagctccagttccagctggaggctttcaggtttcagcagggggACACTGGCTCT CTGTTCATCACTTGCTTGCTGAAGGCAACAGCGGCTGCTTCCCcgactgatgctgagcacaaggcctgttcttcTGTAGGACACAA gtgggctggagcaggtggagaggaccaactgtgtagctgctgtgatggttcttgtgggtccaggaaggcaagagatctgacctctgtctcag ATTCTGGATGGGAGAAAGAAATGTCTTTGGGACCGTTGTTCATCAGAGGTTGA